A genomic window from Luteolibacter sp. LG18 includes:
- a CDS encoding PSD1 and planctomycete cytochrome C domain-containing protein: MKSRLALLLPALAPLVCHGEVDFARDVQPILNAKCTACHGGVKEAGHVSFIYRDKVLGKGESGKPVVVPGDPDASEMIRRIVTHDPDDVMPKPEHGPRLPDKEIATLTQWVKEGAKWGEHWSFVKPQRHPAPAVSNAAWCRNPIDAFVLARLDTEKLKPSPEADRASLLRRASLDLTGLPPSPAELDTFEKDTAPDAYEKQVDRLLASPAFGERWASVWMDLARYADSEGLGLDHRRNTWKYRDWLIEAFNADMPFDRFATEQLAGDLLPNPTLDQRIATTFQRLTQSNDEGGTDDEEFRVSAVLDRVNTTWEVFQGQTFGCVQCHSHPYDPIQHDEYYKFAEFFNQTRDSDLSEDLPVTRVPLDRAKHAEAGQYETAIAKAESALYEIHGKLTAATAWTPVKEMTATGKGTKLKTVAQSGWAEFRTEGNVASNSVHTLDCAVAADAPALTALRLEVLPLDEAKARLTPEWGSFLKKIEVSVLPADGTPARPVTLARLVGDEEHPLFDPENSLKGKQGWGPYSKIDRARWCVAIPQAPIVMGPGDKIRVTLTNGGTIISSFPMVAKRGRLSTTSDPAWSNLLTRPDVTALRGTIQDADKKLAAIPTTTVPVMRELEPAARRETHVFVRGNWLDKGTLVEKADVPAIFPRLPKDAPANRLGLARWLTSTDNPLTARVAVNRFWLELFGTGLVETAEDFGSSGVKPSHPELLDDLAVRFETDLKWSMKRVLREIATSATYRQSSVIPPGMAERDQSNRLLARGPRQRLTAEMARDHALAVSGLISSQRFGSPAFPPLPPGVWKPFDSGDTWTTPAEGNADRYRRSVYTYWKRSIPYPTFSTFDAPTRELCSKRRIVSNTPLQALTVFNDPAFDECTRALAKRLQNLPGDARARIAAGYQLTTSRAAAPQRLDQLVKLFNDLGDRFKSTPDPKAGATPEAAAYNVTSSVLLNLDEALVR, from the coding sequence ATGAAGTCCCGCCTGGCACTCCTCCTCCCCGCGCTCGCGCCACTCGTCTGCCACGGCGAGGTCGATTTCGCCCGCGACGTGCAGCCGATCCTCAATGCCAAGTGCACCGCGTGCCACGGCGGCGTGAAGGAGGCGGGCCACGTCTCGTTCATCTACCGCGACAAGGTGCTGGGGAAGGGCGAGTCCGGAAAGCCGGTGGTCGTCCCCGGCGATCCCGATGCCTCGGAAATGATCCGCCGCATCGTGACCCACGATCCGGACGATGTGATGCCGAAGCCCGAGCACGGCCCGCGCCTGCCGGACAAGGAGATCGCCACGCTCACCCAGTGGGTGAAGGAGGGCGCGAAGTGGGGCGAGCACTGGTCGTTCGTGAAACCGCAGCGCCATCCCGCGCCCGCCGTTTCGAATGCCGCGTGGTGCCGTAATCCGATCGATGCCTTCGTCCTCGCGCGCCTCGATACCGAGAAGCTCAAGCCCTCGCCCGAGGCCGACCGCGCCTCGCTGCTGCGCCGTGCCTCGCTCGATCTGACCGGCCTGCCGCCCTCGCCCGCGGAACTTGATACCTTCGAGAAGGACACCGCGCCGGATGCCTACGAGAAACAGGTCGACCGCCTGCTGGCCTCACCCGCCTTCGGCGAACGCTGGGCCTCGGTGTGGATGGACCTCGCCCGCTACGCGGATTCCGAGGGACTCGGCCTGGATCACCGCCGGAACACATGGAAATACCGCGACTGGTTGATCGAGGCGTTCAATGCCGACATGCCGTTCGACCGCTTCGCCACCGAGCAGCTAGCAGGCGACCTGCTGCCGAACCCGACGCTCGACCAGCGGATCGCCACCACCTTCCAGCGCCTCACCCAATCGAACGACGAGGGTGGTACCGATGACGAGGAGTTCCGGGTGTCCGCCGTGCTCGACCGCGTGAACACCACCTGGGAGGTGTTCCAGGGCCAGACCTTCGGCTGCGTGCAGTGCCACAGCCACCCCTACGACCCGATCCAGCACGACGAATACTACAAGTTCGCCGAGTTCTTCAACCAGACGCGGGATTCGGACCTCTCCGAGGACCTGCCGGTGACCCGCGTGCCGCTCGACCGCGCGAAACACGCGGAGGCCGGCCAATACGAGACCGCGATCGCGAAGGCGGAATCCGCGTTGTACGAGATCCATGGTAAATTGACCGCCGCCACCGCGTGGACGCCGGTGAAGGAGATGACCGCCACCGGCAAGGGCACGAAACTCAAGACCGTGGCGCAGAGCGGCTGGGCGGAGTTCCGCACCGAGGGCAATGTCGCCAGCAACTCGGTCCACACCCTGGACTGCGCCGTGGCCGCGGACGCGCCCGCCCTCACCGCGCTGCGCCTGGAGGTGCTGCCGCTGGACGAGGCCAAGGCCCGCCTGACCCCGGAGTGGGGATCGTTCCTGAAGAAGATCGAAGTGAGCGTCCTGCCCGCCGATGGCACGCCCGCCCGCCCGGTAACGCTTGCCCGTCTGGTCGGGGACGAGGAGCATCCTCTTTTCGACCCGGAGAATTCGCTCAAGGGCAAACAGGGCTGGGGCCCCTACAGCAAGATCGACCGCGCCCGCTGGTGCGTGGCGATCCCGCAAGCCCCGATCGTGATGGGCCCCGGCGATAAGATCCGGGTCACGCTGACGAACGGCGGCACGATCATCTCCAGTTTCCCGATGGTGGCGAAGCGCGGACGCCTCTCCACCACCAGCGACCCGGCGTGGTCGAACCTGCTGACCCGCCCGGACGTGACCGCACTGCGTGGCACCATTCAGGACGCGGACAAGAAGCTCGCCGCCATTCCCACCACCACCGTGCCGGTGATGCGGGAGCTGGAGCCGGCCGCCCGCCGCGAGACCCACGTCTTCGTGCGCGGCAACTGGCTCGACAAGGGCACGCTGGTGGAAAAGGCCGATGTTCCCGCGATCTTCCCGCGCCTGCCGAAGGACGCGCCCGCCAACCGCCTCGGCCTCGCCCGCTGGCTGACGTCCACCGACAACCCGCTGACCGCCCGCGTGGCCGTGAACCGCTTCTGGCTGGAACTCTTCGGCACCGGCCTGGTCGAGACCGCCGAGGACTTCGGATCGTCCGGCGTGAAACCATCCCACCCCGAACTGCTCGACGATCTCGCCGTGCGTTTCGAGACGGACCTGAAGTGGAGCATGAAGCGCGTGCTGCGCGAGATCGCCACCAGCGCCACCTACCGCCAGAGTTCGGTGATCCCGCCCGGCATGGCCGAGCGCGACCAGTCGAACCGCCTGCTCGCCCGCGGCCCGCGCCAGCGCCTCACCGCCGAGATGGCCCGCGACCACGCGCTCGCCGTGTCCGGCCTGATTTCCAGCCAGCGCTTCGGCAGCCCCGCCTTCCCGCCGCTGCCGCCGGGTGTGTGGAAACCCTTCGATTCCGGCGACACCTGGACCACCCCGGCGGAGGGGAACGCCGACCGCTACCGCCGCTCCGTCTACACCTACTGGAAACGCAGTATTCCCTACCCGACCTTCTCCACCTTCGACGCGCCCACCCGCGAGCTGTGCAGCAAGCGCCGCATCGTCTCGAACACCCCGCTCCAGGCGCTCACCGTGTTCAACGACCCGGCCTTCGACGAATGCACCCGCGCGCTGGCCAAGCGCCTCCAGAATCTCCCCGGCGACGCCCGCGCCCGCATCGCCGCCGGTTACCAGCTCACCACTTCCCGCGCCGCCGCCCCGCAGCGGCTCGACCAGCTCGTGAAGCTCTTCAACGACCTCGGCGATCGCTTCAAGTCCACCCCCGACCCCAAGGCCGGGGCCACGCCCGAAGCCGCCGCCTACAACGTGACCTCCTCCGTCCTCCTCAATCTCGATGAGGCGCTGGTGAGGTGA
- a CDS encoding DUF1501 domain-containing protein: MNFLEQIQHDRLQQVTRRHFLRDCTTGLGGMWLASQGLANAAGKPAIVRNTDDPLAALAPLLAPKAKRVIFLHMVGAPSQLDLFDYKPELHRLSGQECPKEFLEGKRFAFIQGVPKMLGPQFPFKQYGQSGAWFSDRLPNLAQHADKLCFIKTMQTDQFNHGPAELLVHTGNQNLGYPSIGSWVTWGLGTDNRNLPGFMVLISGGRIPRVGASIWGSGFLPSVYQGVQCRSSGEPVLNAANPPGISRDVRRTALDALDQLDRQTHSQFNDPETLTRIAQYEMAFRMQVSVPEVMDISKEPAHIHEMYGTQPGKESFANNCLLARRLAEAGTRYIQLFDWGWDSHGSNASESINDGFVRKCRDIDKPISALLTDLEQRGLLEDTLVVWSGEFGRTPMQENRGGTTNKFVGRDHNPGAFTLWMAGAGVKPGFTYGETDPVGYSAAKDPVHIRDFHATMLHLLGFDHKKLSFPFQGLDQKLTGVKPAKVVSGILA; this comes from the coding sequence ATGAACTTCCTCGAACAGATCCAGCACGACCGGCTCCAGCAGGTGACGCGCCGACATTTCCTGCGCGATTGCACCACCGGTCTCGGCGGGATGTGGCTGGCCAGCCAGGGATTGGCGAACGCCGCCGGCAAGCCCGCGATCGTCCGCAACACCGATGACCCGCTGGCCGCACTCGCACCGCTGCTCGCCCCGAAGGCGAAGCGCGTGATCTTCCTCCACATGGTCGGCGCGCCGAGCCAGCTCGATCTCTTCGATTACAAACCCGAGCTCCACCGCCTCAGCGGCCAGGAGTGCCCGAAGGAATTCCTGGAGGGCAAGCGCTTCGCCTTCATCCAAGGCGTGCCGAAAATGCTCGGCCCGCAGTTCCCCTTCAAACAATACGGCCAGTCCGGCGCGTGGTTCTCCGACCGCCTGCCGAACCTCGCGCAACACGCGGACAAGCTCTGCTTCATCAAGACGATGCAGACCGACCAGTTCAACCACGGCCCGGCCGAACTGCTCGTCCACACCGGCAACCAGAACCTCGGCTATCCCTCGATCGGCTCGTGGGTGACCTGGGGCCTCGGCACCGACAACCGCAACCTGCCCGGCTTCATGGTGCTCATCTCCGGCGGCCGTATCCCGCGCGTGGGGGCCTCGATCTGGGGCTCCGGCTTCCTGCCTTCCGTTTACCAAGGCGTGCAGTGCCGCTCCAGCGGAGAACCGGTCCTCAACGCCGCCAACCCGCCCGGCATCAGCCGCGACGTCCGCCGCACCGCGCTCGACGCCCTCGACCAGCTCGACCGCCAGACCCACTCGCAGTTCAACGATCCGGAAACGCTCACCCGCATCGCGCAGTACGAGATGGCCTTCCGCATGCAGGTCTCGGTGCCGGAGGTGATGGACATCTCGAAGGAGCCCGCCCACATCCACGAGATGTACGGCACCCAGCCGGGCAAGGAATCGTTCGCGAACAACTGCCTGCTCGCCCGCCGCCTCGCCGAGGCCGGCACGCGCTACATCCAGCTCTTCGACTGGGGCTGGGACTCGCACGGATCGAACGCAAGCGAATCGATCAACGACGGCTTCGTGAGGAAGTGCCGCGACATCGACAAGCCGATCTCCGCCCTGCTCACCGATCTCGAACAACGCGGCCTGCTGGAGGACACGCTCGTCGTCTGGAGCGGCGAGTTCGGCCGCACCCCGATGCAGGAGAACCGCGGCGGCACCACCAACAAGTTCGTCGGCCGCGACCACAACCCCGGCGCCTTCACGCTGTGGATGGCCGGCGCGGGCGTGAAACCCGGTTTCACCTACGGCGAGACCGACCCCGTCGGCTACAGCGCCGCCAAGGACCCGGTCCACATCCGCGACTTCCACGCCACCATGCTCCACCTGCTCGGCTTCGACCACAAGAAGCTGTCGTTCCCCTTCCAGGGCCTCGACCAGAAGCTCACCGGCGTGAAACCCGCCAAGGTGGTGAGCGGTATACTAGCGTAG
- the recA gene encoding recombinase RecA, with amino-acid sequence MPAKTASEDAAADKLAEARKRNLDLAISSIQKEFGEAAIMRMGDGHRVDVDVIPTGNLLIDRALGVGGFPRGRIIEVFGPESSGKTTLTLTAIAQAQKKGGLAAFIDVEHALDPQYARKLGVNLDDLLVSQPSSGEEALQICEALVRSNAIDVIVLDSVAALVTKQELEGDIGDSTVGTQARLMSAAMRKLTGLIAKARTVCIFTNQIREKIGVMFGNPETTPGGRALKFFSSVRVDIRRIGQIKATDGTVTGNRTKIKIVKNKVAPPFTECEFDIMYAEGISSTGSLLDLALEMDIIQKRGSWFAYNGTQLAQGRDAAKEALKADEALYTELSEKVREKLDAAKK; translated from the coding sequence ATGCCCGCCAAGACCGCCTCCGAAGACGCCGCCGCTGACAAGCTTGCCGAAGCCCGCAAGCGGAACCTCGATCTCGCGATCTCCAGCATCCAGAAGGAGTTCGGCGAGGCGGCGATCATGCGGATGGGCGATGGCCACCGCGTGGACGTGGATGTCATTCCGACCGGCAACCTGCTGATCGACCGCGCGCTCGGCGTCGGCGGTTTCCCCCGCGGCCGCATCATCGAGGTGTTCGGCCCCGAGTCTTCCGGCAAGACCACCCTCACCCTCACCGCGATCGCCCAGGCCCAGAAGAAGGGCGGGCTGGCGGCCTTCATCGACGTCGAGCACGCCCTCGACCCCCAGTACGCCCGCAAGCTCGGCGTGAATTTGGACGACCTGCTCGTCTCCCAGCCGTCCTCCGGTGAAGAGGCCCTTCAGATCTGCGAGGCGCTGGTCCGCTCGAACGCCATCGACGTCATCGTGCTCGACTCCGTGGCCGCGCTGGTCACCAAGCAGGAGCTCGAGGGCGACATCGGCGACTCCACCGTGGGCACCCAGGCCCGCCTGATGAGCGCCGCCATGCGCAAGCTCACCGGCCTGATCGCGAAGGCCCGCACCGTCTGCATCTTCACCAACCAGATCCGCGAGAAGATCGGCGTGATGTTCGGCAATCCGGAAACCACTCCCGGCGGCCGCGCGCTGAAGTTCTTCTCGTCCGTCCGCGTGGACATCCGCCGCATCGGCCAGATCAAGGCCACCGACGGCACCGTCACCGGCAACCGCACCAAGATCAAGATCGTGAAGAACAAGGTCGCGCCGCCGTTCACCGAGTGCGAGTTCGACATCATGTATGCCGAGGGCATCTCCTCCACCGGCTCGCTCCTCGATCTGGCGCTGGAGATGGACATCATCCAGAAGCGCGGTTCGTGGTTCGCCTACAACGGCACCCAGCTCGCCCAGGGCCGCGACGCGGCGAAGGAAGCGCTCAAGGCCGATGAGGCTCTCTACACCGAACTTTCCGAGAAGGTCCGCGAGAAGCTCGACGCGGCCAAGAAGTAA
- a CDS encoding ROK family protein, producing MSDTPLAIGIDFGGTSVKTGVVFRGNVIDHAPPISTQDFDEPEALIDAMVRVVEDLRSRHSHIAAIGVGMPGFVDFDRGVVYNLTNVRGWVEIPLKAKLQEKTGLPTIVENDANCMAYAEWKRGAGRGLKHLVCLTLGTGVGGGIIANGQMIRGARHGAGEVGQTSIDYRGRRGAYGNLGALEDYIGNNEITNTAVEAYHAAGTHKSAEDCTPAGLAAAAHAGDPIALQIWDDVGEKLACTIMNCCWLLNPEAIIIGGGVARAGDLVFGPMTSHLYAQLSPPFKDHLMILPARFGNEAGMIGAAALALEQAGYPVEP from the coding sequence ATGAGCGACACCCCCTTGGCAATCGGCATCGACTTCGGCGGCACCTCGGTGAAGACCGGTGTCGTCTTCCGCGGCAACGTCATCGACCACGCCCCGCCGATTTCCACCCAGGACTTCGACGAGCCCGAGGCGCTCATCGACGCGATGGTCCGGGTCGTCGAGGACCTGCGTTCCCGGCACTCGCACATCGCGGCTATCGGTGTGGGGATGCCCGGATTCGTCGATTTCGACCGCGGCGTCGTCTACAATCTCACCAATGTCCGCGGCTGGGTGGAGATCCCGCTCAAGGCGAAGCTCCAGGAAAAGACCGGGCTGCCGACCATCGTCGAGAACGACGCGAACTGCATGGCCTACGCCGAGTGGAAGCGCGGCGCGGGCCGCGGCCTGAAGCACCTCGTCTGCCTCACGCTCGGCACCGGGGTGGGCGGTGGTATCATCGCGAACGGCCAGATGATCCGCGGTGCCCGCCACGGCGCGGGTGAGGTCGGCCAGACCTCCATCGACTACCGCGGCCGCCGCGGCGCCTACGGCAACCTCGGCGCGCTGGAGGACTACATCGGCAACAACGAGATCACCAATACCGCCGTGGAGGCCTACCACGCCGCGGGCACCCACAAGTCCGCCGAGGATTGCACCCCGGCCGGCCTGGCCGCCGCGGCGCACGCGGGGGATCCGATCGCTCTCCAGATTTGGGACGATGTCGGCGAGAAGCTCGCCTGCACCATCATGAACTGCTGCTGGCTGCTCAATCCCGAGGCCATCATCATCGGCGGCGGCGTGGCCCGTGCCGGGGATCTGGTGTTCGGCCCCATGACCAGCCACCTCTACGCCCAGCTTTCGCCGCCCTTCAAAGACCACCTCATGATCCTGCCCGCGCGTTTCGGCAATGAGGCTGGCATGATCGGTGCCGCGGCCCTGGCCCTGGAGCAAGCGGGCTATCCGGTGGAGCCTTGA
- a CDS encoding type III pantothenate kinase has translation MAWLLVDNSNTRTKFALGDASGLLEWRGTIATPEIGPETLAELLEGVAFEAVLIGSVVPAKRAILAAELGRRAPVHLLGPDSPLGLGIDYPNPAQIGADRLANAVGVIHRHHAPAIVIDFGTAVTFDVVDASPAWIGGVIAPGLGSMSEYLTRRTALLPVVELAEPPSAIGKSTVHAMQVGAVYGYRGLVKEILSKLLEELPGDVAIIATGGDAALIAAGVPEIQAVDADITLDGLRRVAVAVFG, from the coding sequence ATGGCCTGGCTGCTTGTCGACAATTCCAACACCCGCACCAAATTCGCGCTCGGGGACGCCTCCGGGCTGCTGGAGTGGCGCGGCACGATCGCGACGCCGGAGATCGGCCCCGAGACGCTGGCGGAGCTGTTGGAGGGGGTGGCGTTCGAGGCTGTCCTGATCGGCTCGGTCGTCCCGGCGAAGCGGGCGATCCTCGCCGCCGAGCTCGGCCGCCGCGCGCCGGTGCATTTGTTAGGCCCGGACAGCCCGCTGGGTCTCGGCATCGACTATCCGAACCCCGCGCAGATCGGCGCGGACCGGCTGGCGAACGCGGTGGGGGTGATCCACCGCCACCACGCGCCCGCCATCGTGATCGATTTCGGCACCGCCGTGACCTTCGATGTGGTGGACGCCTCGCCCGCCTGGATCGGAGGCGTGATCGCCCCGGGCCTCGGCTCGATGAGCGAGTATCTTACCCGCCGCACCGCGCTGCTGCCGGTGGTGGAGCTGGCGGAGCCGCCCTCGGCGATCGGAAAATCCACCGTCCATGCGATGCAGGTGGGGGCCGTGTATGGCTACCGCGGGCTGGTGAAGGAGATCCTGTCGAAGCTGTTGGAGGAGTTGCCCGGGGACGTGGCGATCATCGCCACCGGCGGGGACGCGGCGCTCATTGCGGCGGGCGTCCCGGAAATTCAGGCGGTGGACGCGGACATCACGCTCGATGGCCTGCGCCGCGTCGCGGTGGCGGTGTTCGGGTGA
- a CDS encoding ammonium transporter: MIRTHFRKLSAVVAAAIAFAAVPLVTPAYAQEPAAPAAAAPAAPAADAPPTVEERLTDIEHYFKNDAAPTKSLKDQSGPGHNGFLMICAALVLFMTLPGLALFYGGLVRSKNVLSICAQCLGIAGLVTIMWWAFGYSLVFGVNLKSPFIGGTEYFFLKDVGAAPNTTYAAWPAQSVFCMYQLMFAIITPALIIGAVAERMKFKAIMVFVALWMVVVYFPMAHMVWGGTGLMNGVWNSDAKVTAIDFAGGTVVHMTSGWSALVLCLILGKRIGFGKDKMAPHSMVLCMVGTGMLWVGWYGFNAGSSLSADGVASNAFMTTTLAAATAGFVWALIEGVHRGKPSVLGFCSGVVAGLVVITPACGFVTANGAMIIGLLAGLVPYIFVTILKGKFGYDDALDTFGVHAVGGTLGAIVTGFLASSDANSNLLLPDYAGKNGLAVADAAGKLVLNKSGLITGQFIAIGITLAISIVATIVIALIVKAVVGLRPTPEEESIGLDLADHGEEGYEH, from the coding sequence ATGATTCGAACACACTTCCGAAAACTGTCGGCCGTTGTCGCCGCGGCGATCGCGTTTGCTGCCGTGCCGCTGGTGACTCCCGCGTATGCCCAGGAACCGGCCGCCCCGGCCGCCGCCGCTCCCGCCGCCCCGGCAGCCGATGCCCCCCCGACCGTTGAAGAGCGTCTCACCGACATCGAGCACTACTTCAAGAACGACGCGGCTCCGACCAAGTCCCTCAAGGATCAGTCCGGTCCGGGTCACAACGGGTTCCTGATGATCTGTGCGGCGCTGGTGCTGTTCATGACGCTGCCCGGCCTCGCCCTGTTCTACGGCGGTCTGGTGCGCAGCAAGAACGTCCTCTCCATTTGCGCCCAGTGCCTCGGCATCGCCGGTCTGGTCACCATCATGTGGTGGGCCTTCGGCTACAGCCTGGTGTTCGGCGTGAACCTCAAGAGCCCCTTCATCGGCGGCACCGAATACTTCTTCCTGAAGGACGTGGGCGCCGCGCCTAACACGACCTACGCCGCCTGGCCTGCCCAGAGCGTGTTCTGCATGTATCAGCTCATGTTCGCCATCATCACCCCGGCCCTGATCATCGGTGCCGTGGCCGAGCGCATGAAGTTCAAGGCCATCATGGTGTTCGTCGCCCTCTGGATGGTCGTGGTCTACTTCCCGATGGCCCACATGGTGTGGGGTGGCACCGGCCTGATGAACGGCGTGTGGAACTCCGACGCCAAGGTCACCGCGATCGACTTCGCCGGCGGCACCGTGGTCCACATGACCTCCGGTTGGTCCGCTCTCGTCCTCTGCCTCATCCTTGGCAAGCGCATCGGCTTCGGTAAGGACAAGATGGCCCCGCACAGCATGGTGCTCTGCATGGTCGGCACCGGCATGCTCTGGGTTGGCTGGTATGGCTTCAACGCCGGTTCCTCCCTCTCCGCTGACGGCGTCGCCTCCAACGCCTTCATGACCACCACCCTGGCCGCCGCCACCGCGGGCTTCGTGTGGGCCCTGATCGAAGGGGTTCACCGCGGCAAGCCGAGCGTCCTCGGTTTCTGCTCGGGTGTCGTCGCCGGCCTCGTCGTGATCACCCCGGCCTGCGGTTTCGTCACCGCCAACGGCGCGATGATCATCGGTCTCCTCGCCGGTCTGGTCCCCTACATCTTCGTGACCATCCTGAAGGGCAAGTTCGGCTATGATGACGCCCTCGACACCTTCGGCGTCCACGCCGTCGGCGGCACCCTCGGTGCCATCGTCACCGGCTTCCTCGCCTCCAGCGACGCGAACAGCAACCTGCTGCTGCCCGACTACGCCGGCAAGAACGGCCTGGCCGTGGCCGACGCCGCTGGCAAGCTGGTCCTGAACAAGTCCGGCCTCATCACCGGCCAGTTCATCGCGATCGGCATCACGCTCGCCATCTCGATCGTCGCCACCATCGTGATCGCCCTGATCGTGAAGGCCGTCGTGGGTCTCCGCCCGACTCCGGAAGAGGAAAGCATCGGTCTCGACCTCGCCGACCACGGCGAAGAAGGCTACGAGCACTGA
- a CDS encoding tyrosine recombinase XerC, with translation MADALVDDFMRFLDTEKSASPLTQRNYLEALGAFETWRGERFAGWKDCEADEFRAYLFELMKQGFKRATIRLRFAALRSFYKFVVLRHGLANSPVALVELPKPERSLPVVLSLAQMEELLEMPKKLPLPKQSVAWIPARDTAILELFYSCGLRISELTGLEVGDVDFVSGTVRVTGKGAKERIVPVGGPAMTAIQHYRQQAQVSSGPLFVSKVRARITQQAIDQLLKKYLKYSSIPFKISPHKLRHTFATHLLDAGADLRSVQTLLGHASLSTTQIYTHVTKERLRKAYDDAHPRA, from the coding sequence ATGGCGGACGCTCTGGTCGATGATTTCATGCGCTTCCTCGATACCGAGAAGAGCGCGTCGCCGCTGACGCAGCGGAATTACCTGGAAGCGCTCGGGGCCTTCGAAACCTGGCGGGGCGAGCGCTTCGCGGGGTGGAAGGACTGCGAGGCGGATGAATTTCGCGCCTACCTGTTCGAGCTGATGAAGCAGGGCTTCAAGCGGGCCACGATCCGGCTGCGGTTCGCGGCGCTCCGTTCGTTCTACAAGTTCGTGGTGCTTCGCCACGGGCTGGCGAACAGCCCGGTGGCGCTGGTGGAGCTGCCGAAGCCAGAGCGTTCCCTGCCGGTGGTGCTGAGCCTCGCGCAGATGGAGGAGCTGCTCGAGATGCCGAAGAAGCTGCCGCTGCCGAAGCAATCGGTGGCATGGATCCCGGCGCGGGACACCGCCATCCTCGAGTTGTTCTACTCCTGCGGCCTCCGCATTTCGGAGCTCACCGGCCTGGAGGTGGGGGACGTCGATTTCGTGTCGGGCACGGTTAGGGTGACCGGCAAAGGAGCGAAGGAACGGATCGTGCCGGTGGGCGGCCCAGCGATGACGGCGATCCAGCACTATCGGCAGCAGGCTCAGGTTTCCTCCGGGCCGCTGTTCGTCAGCAAGGTCCGCGCCCGCATCACCCAGCAGGCGATCGACCAGCTCCTGAAGAAGTATCTCAAGTACAGTTCGATTCCCTTCAAGATCAGCCCCCACAAGCTCCGCCACACCTTCGCCACCCACCTGTTGGATGCCGGGGCGGACCTGCGCTCGGTGCAGACCCTGCTGGGCCATGCCTCGCTCTCCACCACCCAGATCTACACCCACGTCACCAAGGAGCGGCTGAGGAAGGCCTACGACGACGCCCATCCGCGGGCATGA